The Branchiostoma lanceolatum isolate klBraLanc5 chromosome 1, klBraLanc5.hap2, whole genome shotgun sequence genomic sequence ATTGTGCATAATGCCATACCTATAAGTTTAAAGGCGGTGTTGATTTTCACCAATAGTGAAGTAAATTGCACAGATGTTCAGAAAGGTCAGCTTAGCAGACTGTCTGCGTAAAGGGTAATAATTCAATTAATTTTCCAAAGGGGGTTTACCGGCAAGCTGTCCGGTCAGGATAGGTTATTGTCCATACGACGGACGTGAAATAAAATGTGCCGTGCTGTTACATGAATTAAGGCTATGGTAAGTGTAATAACGTTGTATGTATAATTCATGGACAAAGCTGCATATCTTGTGATCATAAAAGCAATGTATTCGGCTTGAGAGGGAGAAAATCTGATTTAGTACGCCATCAACGTTACAGTtgaattatacatgtaataatactTTGAAGACCCTGCGGGTTACAAAGAAATAAGGGCCTTTGAACTGGAAATCCTGTCATTTTCCGTGGGTCTTTGATTTGGTGCTCCTTGCCCTGTAATTTTTCTTAAGTTCTCCAGGAAAATAAGACCCTTGCAGCTACAGTGTCTGTAAATCAATAAAGGGCTTGATTTGGACCGGCACATTTACAGACCTGTATAAGGTAATTCTATATCCCAGGTTCAGGAAGTGAACATGTAGAATACTTATTGAtgctgaaataaagaaaagaaatgaagcGTACATGAGAAAGATTTAAGTCAagatgtgggtttttttttacagttcttGCCGTATGGAAAACTCTTTCTTCTAATATGTTTTCCCAATAATTCTCGAAAGGatgttggtacatgtaatcGTTTCACATAACAGTCATCGGCCATAACAATGATGTACCCTCCATTGTTCTCTTGTGTTTCTACAGCAATTTCTTTCTGTTTGCATACATTTTGTGTCATAGTAAATGATTTAATCACACAAGCATTCCCCAGTAATTTCCAGTTATGGCTACAATGTGTAATGCTGATAAATTCTGACATTGTGATGGTGTCGAATTGAAAGCACAGACATTTTAATGCCCACTATATATAAGGGGTACAAACAGTATTGAAGGCGCGAGTCAGATATTAACTAAGTTTGCATGCCCAACACTATATTGCAGAGAATATCACAACATCTTAAGGGCCATTCACACTTGTGTgctattcaagtgcgtatgatttctgtcttgacatttttttggATTAGGTTAAGTTTACGGCTGAAAAAGTCGATTCAATAACCAGGCTGTACAGCAGCGGCTCAAATTAGAAAACAAATTCTTCCCCACAAACTATATAattacttaaaccaaaagatATTAAtccgcaactcatacggacttgaatatacgcacaagtgtgaacgggcctGTAGCACCAACTGGCGTCATTATTTGCGAAAAATTTACCACCGCGGAGACATTTTCATGGCCGCCATTATGGCAACATCAGCCACTATTACCAGCCTTACAGATAAGTGCGTTCTGCCGAACCCTTGGTAGATATTGATTTCCAAGGGATTTCGTGGTATCTTGGGTGTGCAAGCTGGGAAATCTATCTCGCTCAATAATAATCATGAAAGCTTGGGGACCTGACAGACAATCTTATGTAGAAGTGATGAGTTCTGATAGCTTTGCCATTTCCCAGCCAGCGACAAAATCAATAAGTAAATAGTGTGCTTTGTTTTCAGACCTAAGGATTGATTTGCAGGCTTGTGAGAACGTCAATATTGATATGCTGTACATAGtgtgtgataaaagtaaacTGTGACAGTTAATTTTGTGGTTTATTCAACATTGGATGCTCAACACTTAAGTGGTCTGTAGGACAATAAATGTATTTTCGAACATGTGAATACATTTTTACAACAGAGACAAAATGTTTAGTGAGCCTTTAAAGTTTAACCACATTATTCCTCTGTGCACAGAGTGtacaaaatactgggtgcatttattcttttgtgcacccaaaattggagctataCACCTACAGGTTTTGACTGTGGTGGTACCTAGATGTTTGGTTAATAATATAGATATCATTTTACACTTAGTTTATAGCATATTTTAGACATTTGATTGTCAGGAAAAATAATCAAACCTTTGTTTAAATCTTTATTTAATATTAAGAAGATAGAAAGAAAATCAGATTCAAGCTCTGACTAGAAGTAGTATAAGGTTTTTGATTTTAAAGTTTTGCTGAAATTCtactttgttttatgttgtgaaATTAGAATATGTCctgtgcacataattttttAGGCTtgatgcaccagtgcacctagtcccaaaaatgaatttagaGCCCTGATGTGCCTCCTTCCaacattgaattgaattgattgaATTGATCTTTATTACACAACCGGCAGGCTTTAAAAAGCttgaattttgttgtatttacatTGGTTTGCTCCATAACATTAAAAATTTGCTTACAAAAATGCAATGGTAAAATTATTTCTACTACATGGCATTTCATCATACACGTATACACATATGTTCTCCATATAAGTTTATAAAGTTTCATCGATATCAATACAGTATATGCGTATCAAAAGTGTATACATGTCATCAGGAGAGCTGACATGATCACGTTTCCTACACAGATTGTGTGAAAATAACCCTGAGATTCATGTTCTCTGTTACTTCAGGCGCAGCTTGTGGACCTGCGTTCAGACCTGTGCGAAGTCCGTGCTACCAAGTCTATCCTGGAGAAGGAGCTGCacaaccagctgctgcagctgcatGCCGTACAGCTGCAGCTGCACTCCAAGTCAGGTGTCCACGTCGACTCTGATGCCATCAAGGCCAAGTTGGTGAGGATTGAACACCAAACCGAAGCATGTTCCCATGGGACCATAGCTTGAGTGTCAGCCTGTTTcggttccaggctctaccttgaAGAtaaagcctggaactgaaatAGGATGACGCTCGGGCTAATGGGACTACTCAAACATTGTCATTTTAGCCTTAAGCTTAACCATTTGTACGATGTAAGCAAACCTAGCTGTTTATACTAGTGACAGACTGTGCCACAGAATGAGATTTGTAGCAAGCAAATGAACTGTAAGTTTTAAGCCACTagaaatgactttttttcaaatcatgcTGTAACAAAAATTTGATTACACTGAAGAGTGCATGCATAAGATCACTGTGTCAGGTGTCCATGTAGACTCAGATGCCATCAAGGCCAAGTTGGTGAGGACTGAACACTAAACTGGAGCATGTTCCCATGGGACCACTCAAACGTTGTCAGGCATATTTATCATCATTGCTTTCAAGGCTGCATGTAAATAATGCAGTGCCATGTAAAATACATGTGTTATAAGTGTATCATGTAAAAGCTTCCACTTTCAATTACTTTTGATGAGTATCACATTCATGATCATTggctattccatttcaaaatcaTTCAGGAAGATTGTTTTTACCTTCTCTGTTTTGTACCCACAACTTAGTGTATTGAATTGCTAAATTCTCTCTTCAGAGTTTTGTacctgtcattttttttcttgctcaCTGGAGCCTTAGAGTAAGATGATTTGTAGAAGTGACTTAGTGTAGATTTTTCAAGGCTGGCAAGTCATTTAGACAGAGTGGCTACTTCCTGTAAATACAATTTCCTGGTGCTGTCAGTCAAAGGGATAAACCCATCAACCTGGAGCAAGATTTGACCTTCAAAATCTTCTACTTTGACCTTGCAGTTCCATGATATTCAGGAGGAGGTTCAGAAGAAGTCAGGTGATCGGTCTGACCAATCAGATGCTCTGCTGTTTTTGGCAAGCCTGGTGGGTGTGACCTTAGGTTGTGATGAGTTGGGGTGAAAGGTTAAAAGGTGAAGGTCACATCTTCCTGTAAGGTTGTAATAATGTCATCAAGGAGGTCatactgtcaattttgaaatgtttgtggtggttttattttggcaGTTTTCGTGGGGATCTCTTACGGCAAAGTCATAACAGcatgaatatgtgttttgtatttctactgcACTACAGAATTCCTTCAACCATGAACTTCATACAGCACGAAAACCTGCTTTTCGGTCCTACCGTGaaaataaatggatttacagtttTTTAATTCAACCTCCTCGATGTGATTATCAATGCGGTTCTTATTCTTatacaaacatgcaaacttGCCAGCCTTCTGAAATATTCACTTTTTTCTGGCCAGGTGGAACATGACTTTATGACATGACCTACAGAACCTCcccctttttttgtgtgttcacaCTTCACCTTTTTCTACTAAAACTAGTGCGATTACTGATGTGATATGGATTGACATAGCTTGTATTGACCTCTAACCTCGCCAGGAAAGTGAAATGGAACAGTTTAAGAACGATGCCATGAAGGAGGCCAACCTGGAAGCAGAAGTGAAGGAGCTACGGAAGGAAAACATTGAGCTACGCCAGCAGATCCACGCTCTACAGTCGGAGGTCTACGGTGCCAGACTTGCTGCAAAGTACCTGGACAAGGAACTGGCTGGCAGGTTGGTGTTGCAATACCATGTCAAACCTCTAGAGGGCAGTTCTATGAGTTTAAAAGTCTGACACATTTTGATTTTGGCCTGAAAGACATGTTGAGGTGAAATTTGCTGACAGCtaggttttgttttctgttaatATATATCTGATCATTGTCATTCCTGTAATACTGAAAGAAACTGTTTATTATTTCAGGCTTGCATGTGTCTATTTCAggcttgcatgtacatgtatctgtttttACCTCAGAGTTTTGATTCCGACTGAGGCTGCAAAGTTGCTATTTTGAATAAAAATCTGACAAATGTACCCTCTAGCTTGTCCTCCTACAATATTATTTTTGAATATCGAGAGAAAAACACCACACATCATTGTTGCAGACTTTTTCACTGTTTTCCTTTCTCCCAGAATTCAACAGATCCAACTGCTGGGTCGCGACATGAAGGGAGCGGAACACGACAAACTCTGGAACCAACTGGAGGCGGAGATCCACCTCCACAGGCACAAGACAGTCATCCGAGCCTGCCGCGGTCGCCACAGCCCTCTACGCCAGCTCCCGGCGCCGCCCGGACATGTGAGTTAGACAATGGCTCTGAAGATTGCCAAAGGCAACTCCTAGTGTGGTGCAGTAGCAAAAAAGACAAGAGACAATATTCATGCATGTCTACCATAAACTGGTACCTCCATAATAGTATCCTGTAGTATCCATTTTTGATTACACTGCTGCCAGtgtccctgacacgggtgggcagcagctGGCTAATCTTCAGGGGGTTCACGCTGGTTCCAGACTTATGTATATTGATTAGCTAGGTACAATTTTAATATATCGACTAAAATTATAGAGGAATCCCAAGAAGTGTTTCATAAATAAAGTATTGAAGACTTAAGATATCCTCTTCTGTATCATCTCCAGGACCCACAGCACCTGAGGCGCACCCAGGGCATAGGTGACGTCAGGActatcaaactgatgaaagagCCAGAGGAGGGACTCGGCATATCCATCACTGTAAGTACCTACCACCCCTTGGATAGAATGGTATGGTCCGTTTGTCTTGTGAGATGTCAGACTAGTACACTTCACAGGTGTTTTGCAAATTATTCTCTCTGAAGAATATGTATGTGGGTTacaacaccagcaatagctgcctgtgtattgcaccgttgcaattctaataaaatcaaatcaaagtaatgtacatgtattagattatTAAGGCCTAGGAAATGAGTGACCAGAACTTGACCTTGGCTATGCAGGGTGGCAGAGAACATGGCGTCCCCATCTTGATATCAGAGATCCATGAAGGACAGCCAGCGGAGAGATGCAGGAATCTGTTTGTGGGCGACGCCATCATAGCGGTCAACGGTGTGGACCTCAGGAACGCCAAGCACCAGGAGGCAGTCGGCATCCTCTCACAGCAGGTACAGTTGGACCAGCCCTCTCAGTTGTTTCAccaacaaaagtacagtttgACCTGTAACTTTAATGATTCACAATAAAACTGTTTGTCATAGTATATAAGAATTTTAGAGTGTACAGCATGCACACAAATTTTTATAAGTTGAAGTATCTTTGTGACAGATTTTTGGTAGGTATACTTGGACATGAATGTCATGTTAAAAACTGTTGGAAGACccaatcaaatattttgtatcaCGTTTGGATAATCAAGTCCAAGCTTATGGAAGTCATttagtgttactggtgtaggaGAATCGAATATAACCCTGGCCACAATATACCAGGATGTATTCTAGTCAGGGGTATATCATTGTGGCCTGCTACACCATTATCCCCGCATGGCTTATAAAccctctgcccccctccccccagactGGAGAGATCACCCTGGAGGTGGTGTTTGTAGCACCTGACATTGACtctgatgatgacaatgaagaATACGTGGATGAAAATGGATTTAGGTAAGTGTGATTAAATCTACTTATACTATAGTGCAGTACAACAACCATTACTTTTGTTTGCTGGGTGTCACTGACTGATTATGAAAGCCAATATTGTTGCTTTTTTGTCAGAATGTTCCTGATTGTATGTCACagtaaaaaagaaacatttgttGGGCTAACTTCCTCTAACGCCTTATTACAATGTACAAGATTTTGAAGATGGCTGCATGGTTGTGTTGACTGTCGTTTATAATATCTAATGCTGTTcataactaatgctgcaaagaTATTAATACATGACATGGTTGTTTTGTGCACTTGAACTCATTACATAGATAATGCACTAATGCAACTTTCTCACTGTACCAAACCAACCTGCCTTGACAAATTCATAACACACTGATGACAGTGCCTTTGGTTGTTGTTGCCTGTTTGCATGTTGCCAGACTATGCACCATAATTCTTTCCAAAAAAAGCTTGTTTTTTCATGGTCATTTTGCATTGTTCATCAAGGGCATATTTCGTTTTCAAGTGGCTTTTATAAGAAACTCTCTGAACCTTTTGTACAATGAGAACCTAGCTGTTAATACTGGTGAAAGACTGTGACACAGAATGAGATTTGTAGCTAAATGAGCCATTAGTTTTAAGCCACTTGGAATGACCATTTTTCTAATCatgctgtaaaaaaaaatcgatAACGCAAGCATCTGCATGAAAAGTGCATGCATAAGATCATTGTGATATAGCCATTTATACTACTTTTTCGAAACAAAGTTTCAACTTTTGTTTTCACTGAGTCACTGACATAAGAAACAGTCTGTGACAAAATGATACAGGAAAAAAGATCAAATGGTATTAAAGTGGATCAAAAATGCTTtcttttgaagaagaagaaatgctTTCTTGAACCAAACAAAAACGAGCTTTATAAAGAAATGTGGGACATAGTCTGAATCCAAATATTTCCCATCAACCTTTGCTGCTGGATGTGGGAATAGAACCCATGACCTGCCAACCTTGGATGAGGCTGGGTAGGTGGGAGTCATATCGGTGTAGATCTCAATTTCACAACTTCTGGCTTTTTATCTTCTATCCTGGTGTCATATGAGGTGGAGATTAATTCTTTCTATCATAAGGTGTAAACTCATATGCTCATAAGATAGCAAAGAAGAGGACTGTAAGATATTGTGCACCCTATAGTTAGACATTCTGAGGAAAAATTTAGGctagaaaaatatttcaaatagcTGCCTTCTAGATCTTGCCTCATACCACTAGAAATTACAACACTGAATAACTCATTTGTTGTAACCTTTCACAAAACCTGCCATATAAAGTCCTGCGGATGTTTTCAATGTGAAAGTTCATCGtgtttccacacaaaaatggCATGTTTTGTTGATGTATTGCTCCTCCAGGTATCGACTCTACCGAGATACGGGTGAAGAAGAAAACCCTCCTCCTCAGATGAACGGTACCATGTCCAGCCCCTCTACACCCCAGCGAACCCCAACAACAGAGGAGGGGGGACCCCCTCCAAGCACTAGCTCCCAGCATGCACCAGTGGGGCCATCCCACAATGCAGAACCTCCGTCTCAACCCAACGCCGACCACACACACGGCGCTGCAGAGCAGCCGTCCCAGAATGCAACCGGAGACTCGACCCGAACGGCCAAGACAGGAAAATTCAAACTCCCGACAAACATCCAGAACTACATTCCACCACCGCAGACGGTAGAGAACCCACGGAGTGGCCAGGCAGTGCCTGGACTCGCCGCGGTGCCGAACTCTGCACAGCAACAAGGAGGCGCCGGTTTGCAGACTCTCAGTGTCGGCTCATTACAGGCCAATGCTGTACAACAAGAGGTCATGGGTCAAAATGACAGAGAGTTGTTCCACCCCTCATAGGTGTGTCATGTTAAAAAGGGAGGGCACAACTTAAGGATGAGAAAACAACATAAGGGGGAAGACATAAAAAAATCTTAAGATATCCAGGAGACTCTTTTTATCAATCAAAAATATGGAATTGAATTATGAGCTGTTTCAAAAAGGTCATCTCCCTACTTTTTCTAGAGCAGTCATAAACTGTCCTGAATTGAAATCTCTACAAATGGTAAACAATATTCCTTGGCTTGAGAAAAAGCAGAGGGTTTGAATGTGCCATGCACTGTTAATGCAGAGAATGAGCTCTACAATCATCTTATACTTTGTGTATAGATAAAAATTGAATCGTAAAATGTAAACAGTCAATTCAACACTGAACTGAGACGTCCTAGAATTCACAAATTTTACCCATTTTAGCTGTTTTGTAGTTATGTCTGTAAAATGGAAAGTTGTATTGTTATATCATGATGAAAGTAAAAAGATCTGATGTATCTGAAAAAGATGAGAATTTATGGTTATCCAAGAACTTTTAATGTTACTTGATGCTACACAAAAAACAAGGTGACAGGGTCAAATTGTAATGCTTATTGGCTGTACTATGATTACACATTAATTCATAGCTAGACCTTTCTAATATTTTCATAAAGtggggtacatgtatgtgtatcaatGAATGTAAAAATGAATTGGTACTTAGTTTGTGTAATAATTCAGTACTTAACTGCTTGTGCCATGCCTATAATCATGCTGTATTGGTGCCACCTAATGTActcaaactcacacacacatcaacacactGTGTTATAGCTCACTTAAGActgttttaaaggcatttaacacATCCTACAAGAATCACAAGCATGGAATGgaacacacatacattgtacatgtcatgctgttatgtatttatgtaagCAAACAAGTCTTGTATATGGGGAAAGGATGTAATTTCTTGATGTAGTCAAACTTGGGCTAGTGATGTGACATGCAGATGTAAGTAGACATAAACTGATGCTGGGAAAAAATTGTTGATCATAATTTATAAGATGATACCAGCTAATGACAAGTTGAAGCACCATTCAATCCTTTGGTTGGGGGCATACATAGGCCGGGGATTTCATAGACAAACtccaacattttgaaagacatgcaTGGATTGCCCAGTGACAGTGTTTAGCTACAGGATTGAACTGACATGGGCCAGGCCAGAGCATTGTCTTGTTGTAATTTTACAAATTGGGAATATTGCtaaaatatatatacagatatatgGTGGATTGTGTAATTACAAGTCCCAATCTCTGCTGTTATTATGTACATTCCAGTATGTGTACAGTGTTTGATACATGTTCTAGATagaagtatgtacatgtatgttgcagaCTGTTGGTGCCTTGCCCATAGCTCATTGCATATTTGTATAGATCTGATCATGAAGCCCAGAATATAATATCAGACATGGTTTGTACATTTCTGAGATAGGTGGTGTGcattttataatgggaataaaAAAGATCAGATTGCACTAAATCTACATCAGTAAATTTTCGTTACTGAGTTTACACTGTTTATTCATACTGTCATCATGGTAGTTGTAGATGAATGTTTAAGTACCGGTACTGTTGTAAAGCAAACACAACAACTCTGAATCTGAAAACATTTGTGACCGAAGGTAAATTGTTTAAGTCTTGACTCTTGAGTACCAACTTGTGTGTAAACTAAATGTTAAGAACCTGTCAGGAAAATTGCCCAACATGTCTATTTAGCTTCAATCAAGTACTAGTTTTAAGCTATGGATATTAGCTCCCAGCTTTATTGTACCACAGTAAGCTAGCTGGATCTTTGTGTATAGTTCCATGTAATATAAACCCAACTGTTAGCAATTTTAAAGTCAAACACTGAAGCGTTGTGGGTTTTGCTGATGCATTTAGATTTTCATGagatagtatatgtaatattgACATGCTGGTCTTGTATGTATTGATAGGTACATCTGTTTATTGCTTAAGCATTGTCTTTTACTAGTAAATGCATCCTAAATGTAGCAGTCATACTTAGGATATGTTTTCTTTAGATACTATATAGCTTCCCTGCTATCATTATTGAAAATACCAATAACTAGATAGGAAAAGACATGATTATCTATTCTGTAGTGGTATAATCTAAACTGTTCAAAACCTATTCTTGTTTTGAATACTAGTAATCtatttgaaaatgaatttaaagGTGATCCTTATATCAGAATTATTCAAACAGATGATTGTCTATTATTTCATTGTCATATTTAAAGTTGGTTAATGGAGTTTATTTTATGATGATTGATAATTTTTGTAATTTATACTTGCTGGCTTTAAGGGTTTGGATAACCAGGCTACATACGTGTAATGTATGGGTACTGTAAAATTGCATGCCATTGcttttgtactgtacatgctATCACTTGTATACCACATGGTCATTTTATGGGCAACACAGAGCAAATTAAAGCTGCAGTATTTGTTTGAGGAATGAGTGTTCTTGTCTTTTTGTAATGTTATGGAAAATATTGAAAGCATTGGAACAAAGACAGAAAGATCGTGTGGATCTTCATTTAATCAATAATGTCATTATACTTTATTGAGGATAGTATGCATCAAGAATTCATAACAAGTACCGATGATTTTTTTCCATAAGGAAGTGCTAATCTTATTGGT encodes the following:
- the LOC136432135 gene encoding Golgi-associated PDZ and coiled-coil motif-containing protein-like isoform X1; this encodes MAAAATMFRWLELLEKEFDKAFVDLDLLLGEVDPDQCELTFEGRQKMTALSSAFAQLCHKAQTIFQVNAKLEAQLVDLRSDLCEVRATKSILEKELHNQLLQLHAVQLQLHSKSGVHVDSDAIKAKLFHDIQEEVQKKSGDRSDQSDALLFLASLESEMEQFKNDAMKEANLEAEVKELRKENIELRQQIHALQSEVYGARLAAKYLDKELAGRIQQIQLLGRDMKGAEHDKLWNQLEAEIHLHRHKTVIRACRGRHSPLRQLPAPPGHDPQHLRRTQGIGDVRTIKLMKEPEEGLGISITGGREHGVPILISEIHEGQPAERCRNLFVGDAIIAVNGVDLRNAKHQEAVGILSQQTGEITLEVVFVAPDIDSDDDNEEYVDENGFRTHDLPTLDEAGYRLYRDTGEEENPPPQMNGTMSSPSTPQRTPTTEEGGPPPSTSSQHAPVGPSHNAEPPSQPNADHTHGAAEQPSQNATGDSTRTAKTGKFKLPTNIQNYIPPPQTVENPRSGQAVPGLAAVPNSAQQQGGAGLQTLSVGSLQANAVQQEVMGQNDRELFHPS
- the LOC136432135 gene encoding Golgi-associated PDZ and coiled-coil motif-containing protein-like isoform X2; amino-acid sequence: MAAAATMFRWLELLEKEFDKAFVDLDLLLGEVDPDQCELTFEGRQKMTALSSAFAQLCHKAQTIFQVNAKLEAQLVDLRSDLCEVRATKSILEKELHNQLLQLHAVQLQLHSKSGVHVDSDAIKAKLFHDIQEEVQKKSGDRSDQSDALLFLASLESEMEQFKNDAMKEANLEAEVKELRKENIELRQQIHALQSEVYGARLAAKYLDKELAGRIQQIQLLGRDMKGAEHDKLWNQLEAEIHLHRHKTVIRACRGRHSPLRQLPAPPGHDPQHLRRTQGIGDVRTIKLMKEPEEGLGISITGGREHGVPILISEIHEGQPAERCRNLFVGDAIIAVNGVDLRNAKHQEAVGILSQQTGEITLEVVFVAPDIDSDDDNEEYVDENGFRYRLYRDTGEEENPPPQMNGTMSSPSTPQRTPTTEEGGPPPSTSSQHAPVGPSHNAEPPSQPNADHTHGAAEQPSQNATGDSTRTAKTGKFKLPTNIQNYIPPPQTVENPRSGQAVPGLAAVPNSAQQQGGAGLQTLSVGSLQANAVQQEVMGQNDRELFHPS
- the LOC136432135 gene encoding Golgi-associated PDZ and coiled-coil motif-containing protein-like isoform X3; translated protein: MAAAATMFRWLELLEKEFDKAFVDLDLLLGEVDPDQCELTFEGRQKMTALSSAFAQLCHKAQTIFQVNAKLEAQLVDLRSDLCEVRATKSILEKELHNQLLQLHAVQLQLHSKSGVHVDSDAIKAKLESEMEQFKNDAMKEANLEAEVKELRKENIELRQQIHALQSEVYGARLAAKYLDKELAGRIQQIQLLGRDMKGAEHDKLWNQLEAEIHLHRHKTVIRACRGRHSPLRQLPAPPGHDPQHLRRTQGIGDVRTIKLMKEPEEGLGISITGGREHGVPILISEIHEGQPAERCRNLFVGDAIIAVNGVDLRNAKHQEAVGILSQQTGEITLEVVFVAPDIDSDDDNEEYVDENGFRTHDLPTLDEAGYRLYRDTGEEENPPPQMNGTMSSPSTPQRTPTTEEGGPPPSTSSQHAPVGPSHNAEPPSQPNADHTHGAAEQPSQNATGDSTRTAKTGKFKLPTNIQNYIPPPQTVENPRSGQAVPGLAAVPNSAQQQGGAGLQTLSVGSLQANAVQQEVMGQNDRELFHPS
- the LOC136432135 gene encoding Golgi-associated PDZ and coiled-coil motif-containing protein-like isoform X4, translating into MHKITVSGVHVDSDAIKAKLFHDIQEEVQKKSGDRSDQSDALLFLASLESEMEQFKNDAMKEANLEAEVKELRKENIELRQQIHALQSEVYGARLAAKYLDKELAGRIQQIQLLGRDMKGAEHDKLWNQLEAEIHLHRHKTVIRACRGRHSPLRQLPAPPGHDPQHLRRTQGIGDVRTIKLMKEPEEGLGISITGGREHGVPILISEIHEGQPAERCRNLFVGDAIIAVNGVDLRNAKHQEAVGILSQQTGEITLEVVFVAPDIDSDDDNEEYVDENGFRTHDLPTLDEAGYRLYRDTGEEENPPPQMNGTMSSPSTPQRTPTTEEGGPPPSTSSQHAPVGPSHNAEPPSQPNADHTHGAAEQPSQNATGDSTRTAKTGKFKLPTNIQNYIPPPQTVENPRSGQAVPGLAAVPNSAQQQGGAGLQTLSVGSLQANAVQQEVMGQNDRELFHPS